The sequence ttattataacattatccagtataataatattattattattattattataacattatccagtataataatattattattattattataacattatccagtataataatattattattattataacattatccagtataatattattattattattattataacattatccagtataataatattattattattattataacattatccagtataatattattattattattattataacattatccagtataatattattattattattattataacattatccagtataataatattattattattattataacattatccagtataataatattattattattattataacattatccagtataatattattattattattattattattattattataacattatcatattattattattattattataacattatccagtataatattattattattattattataacattatccagtataataatattattattattattataacattatccagtataatattatctaatccaaaacagccaagctgtaaaaaaagtgtgcggccctcagaaaggctatggtgaaaaaagatgtgaaatccaaggtggcggccaagaaatggctgtgatggtaggttagtggtaaaaattttaataatgacaattcaggtgaatttttgtgccgcttcacaaaaattcacctgaattgtcgttattaaaatttttaccactaacctaccatcacagccatttcttggccgccaccttggatttcacatcttttttcaccatagcctttctgagggccgcacactttttttacagcttggctgttttggattagatttcatttctttttgtatttgtataccccaaagccggcctatggccagctttgggacttttttaacctatgtttttttctttactacaggaagaagaaaagatgaagtagatgtactttaaatattttatcagtaaatgtacaaattatatatactgtataatacatatgtgaccggatttgcgaaaaggggtccaatttgccaactttgacaattgataacttcagattggaaagagctattgccttgatatttgggcagtggtgagcaccactatagctgaatacatggtgaaatgttcaggttaataattatgttacttgaacactgagttatggtctccaacatttacggaattggatgtgtgtggaagaccccttttcgcaaatccggtcacatatattcattacagaaatctccatggtggtttctttgtaactgaacactctacaaggtgacttcttctaattgctctctctacagggtgaattgtttgtagctgaacgatctacaaggtaacttcttctagctgatctctctacaggtgatgtgtttgtagctgaattttgtataggtgatttgtttgcagctgagctctttacagaatggtttctttgtagctgaactctctaaaaggtaacttcttctaactgatctttctacagggcaatttgtttctggcagaattttctacagggtgatttctttgcagctgaactctctacatggtggtttctttgtagctgaactctctacaaggtaatttcttctagctgatctctctacagggagatttgtttgtagctgaactatctacaaggtaacttcttatagctgatctctacagggtgatttgttcgtagttgaattctgtacaggtgatttgtttgcagctgagctctttacaaaatggtttctttgtagctgaactttctccaaggtaagttcttctaactgatctttctacagggtgatttgtttgtagctgaactatctacaaggtaatttcttctagctgatctctctacagggcgatttgtttgtagctgaattctgtacaagtgatttgtttgcagctgagctctttacagaatagtttctttgtagctgaactctctacagggtgatttgtttgtagctgaaatccctacaaggtaacttcttctagctgatctctctacagggtgatttgtttgtagctgaactctctacaggtgatttgtttgtagctgaactctacaaggtgatacttctaggtgatttctctacaggattccttgtttctaactgaactctcaacagggtgatctgttcatagctgaactttctactgggtgatttgtttgcagctgaactctctaaatggtggtttctttgtagctgaactctctacaatgtgacttcttctagctgaactctctacaaggtgacttgtttctagctgatctctctacagggtgacttgtttctagctgaactctctacaggtgatttgtttgtagctgaactctctacatggtggtttcgttgtagctgaactctctacaaggtaacttcttctagctgatctttttcactgcatatttgtttgtagctgagttctctacagggtgatttgtttgcagctgaactctctacatgggagtttcattgtagctgaactctctacaatgtgacttcttctagctgaactctctacagggtgacttgtttctagctgaactctctacaggtgatttgtttgcagctgaactctctacatggtggtttctttgtagctgaactctctacaaggtaacttcttctagccgatctttctacaaggtgattgagttttttgcagctgaactctttacatggtggttgctttgtagctgaactctctaaaaggtgacttcttctagctgaactctctacaggatgatttgtttgcagctggattctctacgtggtagtttctttgtagctgaactctctacaatgtgacttcttctagctgaactctctacagggtgacttgtttctagctgatctctctacagggtgacttgtttctagctgaattctctacaggtgatttgtttgcagctgaactctctacatggtggtttctttgtagctgaactctctacaaggtaacttcttctagctgatctttctacagggtgatttgtttgtagctgaattctctacagggtgatttatttgcagcttaactctctacaaggtgacttcttctagctgaactctctacagagtgattgattttttttgcagctgaactctctacatggtggtttctttgtaacttaactctctacagggtgatttgtttgtagctgaactctctacagggtgatctgttcatagctgaactccctataaagtaacttcttctagctaatctttctacagggcgatttgtttgtagctgagttctctacagggtgatttgtttgcagctgaactctacatggtagcttctttgtagctctacaatgttacttcttctagctgaactctctacaaggtgacttgtttctagctgatctctctacagggtgacttgtttctagctgaactctctacaggtgatttgtttgcagctgaactctctacatgattgtttctttgtagctgaactctctacaaggtaatttcttctagctgatctctctacaggccgatttgtttgtagctgaactctctacatgatggtttctttgtagctgaactctctacaaggtgatttcttctatagctgatctttctacagggtgatttgtttgtagttaaactctctacacgatagattctttgtagctgaactctctacaaggtgatttcttctatagctgatctttctacagggtgatttgtttgtacctgaactatctacatgatggtttctttgtagctgaactctctacaaggtaacttcttctagctgatctctctacaggacaatttgtttgtacctgaactctcacatgattgtttctttgaagctgaactctctacaaggtgatttcttctagctgatctttctacagggtgatttgtttgtagcagaactctctacaaggaaacttcttctagctgatctctctacagggagatttgtttgtagctgaactctctatacatgatttgtttgcggctgaattctctacatgatggtttctttgtagctgaactctctacaaggtaacttcttctagctgatctctttacagggtgaattgtttgtagcagaacgatctacaaggtaacttcttcttacttatctctctacagggtgatttgtttgtagctgaactttttacaaggaaacctcttttaactgagctctgtacagggtgaattgtttgtagctgaactatctacaaggtaacttcttctagctgatctctctacaggatgatttgtttgtagctgaactatctacaaggtaacttcttctagctgatctctctacagggtgatttgtttgtagctgaattctgtataggtgatttgtttgcagctgagctctttacagaatggtttctttgtagctgaactctctacaaggtaacttcttctagctgatgtatctacagggtcactagtttgtagctgaattctctacatggtggtttctttgtaactgaactatctacaaggtgacatcttctagctgatctttcaacagggtgatttgtttgtatttgaactctctacaagaaatcttcttctaactgatgttttaacagggtgaattgtttgtagctgaactctctacagggtgatttgtttgtagctgatctctatacaggttacttatttctaactgatctctttaattctgttcagggtgactgctctattaggatgactgctctattagagtatctcgatctcgcacttgctacaccaagttggatttcgtgttataactccgtggatttaagtctgattcttctacaccattgaagagcctttctaagatgataactccatctgtacagcgattttgaaagcattaccccaagcggtttacctggtaggcgtggcaagcataataataataataataataaaataaaaatattaaaaattagctaatctcgattgcgtaattgttacacactgttgattttttcgctgtatcttcctggtttttagctcgatttctttcaaaccacaaaaggtttgaggttcaatagttaacctattcacccaccgattttcagcttcttcccatacgcggtttaccctgtaggcgtgacaacatattggtgttatttttcgtgcataatcgctcataactctttgtctgtttatgatattccagccaaagttggtaccgagatgcgcctttataccccccttctgtgtgccaaatttcaaggcaatcggataacgcgttcgagttttatagcagtttttgtaagtgtgcgacaagaaaaagaaaaataagaagaagaagaagaagaagaagaaaaaaaaaacgaagaaactcagccaatttttgaagtcgcatatctcgggaacgcgcgaagcgatttcgctcaaatttggtatgtagagtgctgcagttggggggcatgtccacagcaaaaatcgtcttgtttcatcaaggaagcacagagctacggaggtgcgaaaattgcgttttctttcttcctgtcaatatactcacgggtgttacgcgccggcttcttgggccgcacgacacactaccgtgtgtcttgattattattattattataacattatccagtataatattattattattattattataacattatccagtataataatattattattattattataacattatccagtataatattattattattattattattataacattatccagtataatattattattattattattataacattatccagtataatattattattattattattattattataacattatccagtataatattattattattattattataacattatccagtataataatattattattattattattattataacattatccagtataatattattattattattattataacattatccagtataatattattattattattattataacattatccagtataataatattattatagctagtTCTACAAATTGCCGCAGTCTGTTGAAATAGGGCCCTAATGGAGTCATGACTTCCACAAGATCCCTGGCATTCCCTCTCTTTATCAGTGCAAGCATGATATACTCCCCATGCATCGATCATTCCTTTTCAGTAGACCGGCATCTAGCTTGATTATAAGGTTTTACTGATGTAGCTACTGTAACTAATAAGGCATCTGTTGTATAAGTGTTTATGTAATTTAACAGTTTTGCACTGACGTGCATGTATAGTTTGTTGTATTCTGTATCCTGTGTTATTGTAGGTGAACCCCTACAGGCTTTAGCCTTTTGACCTCGCCTTTTGCTTTTGTtattaaacaaacaaatagcTAAACTACCACAAAACATACAGACTAAGTGGCTACTCAGCATGCATCTTGAGAAGATCAGATATAATTCAAAAAATTAATAGCCTTCCTTATAAATTAAGACACTTTACGACATTATAGCCACGGTGCATCTCGCGGTGCATGGTATATATAAGATAGCACTTTCATCGGCAAGGCGCACAATAGAATGTAGCCGGCAATCTCGGCTGCAGTGGGCTCGAGTCTACCAGCTAGCTATACTATAGCTATTGCCTATAGACCATTTGAATAATAACCAAAAAccttttaggccactccaaataaattctctgtttcctgtcctggactctggcatatttgcatgcgggcgggcggtccatttccattatttcattataacttttcaagccattatttgcctggcacagccaaaaaggcaaACATGCTTAaccttgttccttcctttgtaaattgcaaaaataacacaaacgtgaagttgtgccgacttgatagcactgctgacacgtgagctgtcactgtttcaagatagcttttactgagtctgtcagtatgcaagaataaccggaaaataatggaagaatacggaataatggaatatttagagctggtaGTAACCAGAAGCGggcagtggacgggaaacagagaatttatttggagtggccttatcctCATGGATGTActggcataagcctttatccttaaaatacaaaaacaTGAAGTATACAAAAAATGGCTTACACTTTCTGTGACACCTGATTCCTTGACTTCCTTCATAGCGATCTTCATCGGAGGCTCCTTTTCTTTCAGTGTAGTCACCATATCGTTCCTAGTCACCGTGTTCTATTCGGACAACTTATAAATTAGTAAAAGGGAAATACGTATCCAAATCCGAGTCAAAATCAAAGCACCCACACTTCTTTAAACCCTGTCCATAGACATGCCTAGCAACAACTTTGGTGGGTATagcataatataataattatcttcGTAGAATATTAATAGCAACATTAGTACACCGCATTAACACATACATGCTAGATAGCTATTACAAAATAACTATACTACTATTACTGTTAATATTTTTGAATGTGAAAAGGAGCTTTTGACCACTGCTTGGTTCCCGTTTTGCCAAATGGAGTAACAAACATTACTTGTTGACATTTGATAGCAGGAAATTCAGCACCTTTCTCAGGCCATATGATAATCACACCAAGATCTTGGTTACATCTTTTGCATCGTATCTTCTGTGTAATGTAAAAGTCTCCAGTTTGACGGCTATTGCTGTGCCTCCCGCGGGTGCATCTTTCATAGATGTCTTTAGTAATAACAGCATAGTGGGTATCAGCAATGATCCGTAAATCTCCACCCCAGAATAGGTTTAGGTCACACCCCCTGCAGACAACCGCAACTTGACTAGATTGTAGTGTTTTTGAGTCTTTCTGCATTTGTTGATGGAGTTCTCTAGCTGAGAGAAGTTCTCTCTGTCGCTTTGTTATCTCCTTTTTCAACTTTTCACCTTCAGGTAAATACTCCAAAGCTTCCATCATCAGATCTTCTTTTTCTTTGTTCAGTTGTTCTTGGTATATCTTTGGTGATGACTCATCTAAGATGGCATAGCAACGACTATCTTTAGCTCGGGCTCGACCTTGTGCTTGCTTGCGTGCAATTTCATTTGTAACATAGTTGTACCTCACAACAAGGTTACAGGCTGGAACATTCAATCCTTCCTCTAATGCTGATGTAGACACTAACAAGTTTAGTCTACCTTCAGTAAACTGCTTGATAATGTCTTGCTGCATTGTTACATTCATCCCACCAGTTTCTTTGTTGCTACGGCCAGTCACGATGTCTGGTCTAACCAACCCTTTCAGCCCAGCATTTTCTTTCAGCCACTTACACATGCAACGAGCACTTTCCTTAGTAGTAACAAAGATGATCCCACGGGTGGGTGGTGAAGCTTTAAAATGATCAACCAGCAACTGTTTTAGTCTCACCAACTTTGGATTTTCTATGGGAGCAATCATCTTGGCTTGTTGACAAAACTGGCTAAATAGGAGACGTAAAGATTGTTCATGTGGAGTTGGATGTAGTGCCACCATCATCTTCCTTTCTAGTAGGGCAACAGCATCAGTTTGGGTGAGGTCTTGATATACAGTCAAGGCTTTGTAGTAATATTGCAACTGCTTCAAATGTGTACGTAGATCTCTCTCCACTGGTCCGGTACGACATTCAGAATCATGAAGTTGCTGTACAACCCAACTCTCATAGGCTTGCATGTATCGTGGAAATGGACATTTGTTCAAACCAAAAAATGTTTGCAGCTGCTGCTCCATTACATCCATAGCCAAGTTTAGCTGCTTGAGAAATGCATCAGAACTACTGCGCGATTTAGTCTTTAGCAAGTCAAAATCTGGTTGATTGGTAAAATTTACCAATTCAGTGATGTTATCCCTCACAATCTTTATGCCTCCAAAGGCATCTAATAAAGCACACAAGCTCAGCAAATGATCTAAAGTTTTTTCAACTTCTCCTGAGGGTTTATCACCTGCCCCTGGTGAAGCTGTTAGCCCCACAATTTGTGGAAGGTTTCTTGCAAAATTTGCAGCACCCAATTTGGTTTTAATGTAACCCTCCATGATCGTCGCGTATGGGGAATTCTTCTTTGCATTGTGGCACTCATCGATGACCAGCAAGCTCAGATCATTCAGGGAGACCCTCTTTGTACTGCTAAGAGTCTGCATAATTATTTCATTGTAGAGAATACCAGCTGTGCAGACAATCATCTGGTTATCGTGAAGCAGAAGAGAAAGAGGAGAATTGATGCCACAATCACCAGTAATGTGTTGAGCCTGTAGTCCAGGAATGTAGGACTTCACCTCGTTGCACTGCTGCTCTGCCAATGCTATTTTGTTAACCAGGAAAAACACTTTACCATCAGGATTCTTCTTCAGGTGATCTGATATCACCATTGATGCAATGAGGGTTTTACCAGTCCCAGTAGGAGCACACACTACATAGTTCTGTCCATCCAAGCCGGGTGCTGCTAACTCCTTCTGGTACTCTCGTAGTTTTTTTCCCATTGGTGGCACAAAAGCAAATGAAGGTTTGTGTACTTCAGGAGCTACAAAATATTAAAATAAATCTATCATATGATTTTATGTAAAGGTACAATATTACACAAGAGAAATACTATTTATAATATACTgcttatacatgcatgcacacacacacacacacacacacacacacacacacacacacacacacacacacacacacacacacacgcacgcacacacacattttgGAATAGAAATTGCTTCATGATTACTTTGTTCCGTGTGAGTGCGCTCCTGTTCCTTGAGTAGCTATTATAACCGGAAATGAGACAAATATGATCTCCAAAggtgtacacagcaaaaattaATTCCCTCACCTCATTTTGGTCTTGTAACTGATGATTATCTATAGTCTCGGGTATTTGTAGGCCTAGAAATGTTTATTTAATGGTAACTACATAAATACATTTATATGGATTTACAAAAACACTTTGGCACAACCATACTGTACTCACCCATCCTGAGGTTTTCTATTATCCGTGTTAGCTGGGGAGCATTTTTCAGTTGCAACAATCTTTCACAAAGATCTAAAATGTCTTCTTTACTATTCACTTGTTCCATAAGACACTCCATTATTATCTGATTAGCAGCAGTAAAGTGAGAACACTCAAATATTGATGAGATGTGAATATCGCACAATTCTCTTTCTAATAGTTGTACAGTCTCAGAATAGTTGTCAGGCATGTTCTTGATAATATCATCATAACATGACCTCAACTCTGACAAATCTGTGGATGTGAACAGTAATACATGTGAGTATAAGCACTGTAATATCACAGTAGAggagatatagctagctacacaggGGCTTACCCCATCCCCACCCCTTCAGTTTGAAAGTAGAGCACCCTCATTTAAAAATATACTCTATGAGTGTGCAAAGAGAGAAAAATTATGACCAGTGCTGTAGTCAGtgtgtattattatatatatacttttttttttggtacaTAACTAAATgtaaaaaagatcaagatactataATAAGTCAAACTTTCTAACAGACCAGTCTCCAGGTTATTTCTtaataactagttacatagcTGCATAGTTTCTGTTAGTGGGCATAGGGCCAGACatttttcagctacttgaattttacaaacaaaaattaagatactccaatagagcaatcatcacgttatactttaatagaacagtcattgataCCCTAACAGAGAATATTGCCACTTTTCtaaatgtacatacagtagctacatgaaTTGTCTtgcacttttcaaaagttccagcAAATTATCTGCATGGAACAGCATTAAGCTAAGCACCTCCACGCCACAACACAGGTGCCTAAGATTACATAGATCCCtttggtctgaagtctaactattactcaACTACTAGACATGAAATTGAAAATCGGTACAGTAGTACAAAATTGCCAGAATATAtccttgatgttaacaaaaacaAAGAAAGAGACTCTGTACGtaaaatagcctccagatgccattttAGAGCATTTATCTTGAAAATTTTCTCTGGGGAAACATTCACCAGTTTTACATAACATAAAATGCATGACTATATGACCTTCACTGTAGTCCATGAACAGCTTGATCACCCAAAATTtcatgggctccagccctgctaAACTGATAATACTAACTAATTGTTGctgccaaattcaatctcaaatcTTTAAACCTATCATAGAGGTGGGGCCATACTCCCAAATCTCTTTAAATAGTTTTGTATTTCAGAGTGAAATTTGCAATGTGAAGTGCTCTCTATCAgttgtaagtgggccgggtcatacggattatccgggtcatttgggtcacattttgtccggatcaagtgggtcttatccccttcactgaatatctggcGGATGAGATCACGTTTGActataagcaagagttcataatatatatactgaggagaatGTCGTACTCTCAAATACCCCTGTACAAGGgcatatcgtgaagttatgacatagcacttctgagtttgcccgtttttctttgtataattaatgatgtcattagttgaacatggtatcgattgaacgcgtgcctaacaacatcgcaagcaaccaaattaactccagctctaagtgtttctcactgaactacaatcattccttcatgggttaagaccatTTTGTAGGactttcttgctaggccatttgTGAATACGGCTATCCTAAGTGTCGCGAGTGTGAAATGCTGCTAACGATTATTGCACTTTTACAGCTGCccgtacgtcacaaaccacaacatcttgtcgttacgacataacttcacgatacacccttctacaggggtacatggcccccccacttttatggaacactgtttgcaagaaaagatcgagataagaacagtcaggatctggatactctaatagagcagtcagagtattcagagcagtgtagcaagctacttagtacgtatttgtagttataaataaggagatataattggtggagagcagctattgtcagcaggctgtgattttttttttttggtcttcaacttacagttggcctggccccctcactctttggcctgttcCACCGCCCCtgcaggggtatatgagagtaggacactctccttagtatatattatgaactcttgctataagttaacaagctcaATTGTGttgatggaaatgcagttgtaaacactcaagaaactttagtggagccacacccaccattcaggaatatgctttgcCGTCTGTGCGGGGTATGTAGAGCCACAGCTACTTATCGGAATTGTACCAGCTGtgctctgtgggcatgcatgcatcaccagatccatgttgctacttgaaatgtaggcAACTAACTTTTAgaaattct comes from Dysidea avara chromosome 4, odDysAvar1.4, whole genome shotgun sequence and encodes:
- the LOC136252038 gene encoding ATP-dependent RNA helicase DHX58-like isoform X1, coding for MASGAAMVDHIVPLRTEDHPTVTHQGLNNGIAALLEVEKHNISELSSKVMIIRYNTDELEKKLRLILQELDEYNTEVKSFINRKSSLETKVTQFKAGPHLSVHGNKDTGNIPVTMSSSLPMNDLSTNNNVALSMTSSTSVVFHPPTSTSPQAIGATSGQAGINIPQQLINHKDLSELRSCYDDIIKNMPDNYSETVQLLERELCDIHISSIFECSHFTAANQIIMECLMEQVNSKEDILDLCERLLQLKNAPQLTRIIENLRMGLQIPETIDNHQLQDQNELLKEQERTHTEQSNHEAISIPKSPEVHKPSFAFVPPMGKKLREYQKELAAPGLDGQNYVVCAPTGTGKTLIASMVISDHLKKNPDGKVFFLVNKIALAEQQCNEVKSYIPGLQAQHITGDCGINSPLSLLLHDNQMIVCTAGILYNEIIMQTLSSTKRVSLNDLSLLVIDECHNAKKNSPYATIMEGYIKTKLGAANFARNLPQIVGLTASPGAGDKPSGEVEKTLDHLLSLCALLDAFGGIKIVRDNITELVNFTNQPDFDLLKTKSRSSSDAFLKQLNLAMDVMEQQLQTFFGLNKCPFPRYMQAYESWVVQQLHDSECRTGPVERDLRTHLKQLQYYYKALTVYQDLTQTDAVALLERKMMVALHPTPHEQSLRLLFSQFCQQAKMIAPIENPKLVRLKQLLVDHFKASPPTRGIIFVTTKESARCMCKWLKENAGLKGLVRPDIVTGRSNKETGGMNVTMQQDIIKQFTEGRLNLLVSTSALEEGLNVPACNLVVRYNYVTNEIARKQAQGRARAKDSRCYAILDESSPKIYQEQLNKEKEDLMMEALEYLPEGEKLKKEITKRQRELLSARELHQQMQKDSKTLQSSQVAVVCRGCDLNLFWGGDLRIIADTHYAVITKDIYERCTRGRHSNSRQTGDFYITQKIRCKRCNQDLGVIIIWPEKGAEFPAIKCQQVMFVTPFGKTGTKQWSKAPFHIQKY
- the LOC136252038 gene encoding ATP-dependent RNA helicase DHX58-like isoform X2; translation: MASGAAMVDHIVPLRTEDHPTVTHQGLNNGIAALLEVEKHNISELSSKVMIIRYNTDELEKKLRLILQELDEYNTEVKSFINRKSSLETKVTQFKAGPHLSVHGNKDTGNIPVTMSSSLPMNDLSTNNNVALSMTSSTSVVFHPPTSTSPQAIGATSGQAGINIPQQLINHKDLSELRSCYDDIIKNMPDNYSETVQLLERELCDIHISSIFECSHFTAANQIIMECLMEQVNSKEDILDLCERLLQLKNAPQLTRIIENLRMGLQIPETIDNHQLQDQNELLKEQERTHTEQTPEVHKPSFAFVPPMGKKLREYQKELAAPGLDGQNYVVCAPTGTGKTLIASMVISDHLKKNPDGKVFFLVNKIALAEQQCNEVKSYIPGLQAQHITGDCGINSPLSLLLHDNQMIVCTAGILYNEIIMQTLSSTKRVSLNDLSLLVIDECHNAKKNSPYATIMEGYIKTKLGAANFARNLPQIVGLTASPGAGDKPSGEVEKTLDHLLSLCALLDAFGGIKIVRDNITELVNFTNQPDFDLLKTKSRSSSDAFLKQLNLAMDVMEQQLQTFFGLNKCPFPRYMQAYESWVVQQLHDSECRTGPVERDLRTHLKQLQYYYKALTVYQDLTQTDAVALLERKMMVALHPTPHEQSLRLLFSQFCQQAKMIAPIENPKLVRLKQLLVDHFKASPPTRGIIFVTTKESARCMCKWLKENAGLKGLVRPDIVTGRSNKETGGMNVTMQQDIIKQFTEGRLNLLVSTSALEEGLNVPACNLVVRYNYVTNEIARKQAQGRARAKDSRCYAILDESSPKIYQEQLNKEKEDLMMEALEYLPEGEKLKKEITKRQRELLSARELHQQMQKDSKTLQSSQVAVVCRGCDLNLFWGGDLRIIADTHYAVITKDIYERCTRGRHSNSRQTGDFYITQKIRCKRCNQDLGVIIIWPEKGAEFPAIKCQQVMFVTPFGKTGTKQWSKAPFHIQKY
- the LOC136252038 gene encoding ATP-dependent RNA helicase DHX58-like isoform X3, which produces MIIRYNTDELEKKLRLILQELDEYNTEVKSFINRKSSLETKVTQFKAGPHLSVHGNKDTGNIPVTMSSSLPMNDLSTNNNVALSMTSSTSVVFHPPTSTSPQAIGATSGQAGINIPQQLINHKDLSELRSCYDDIIKNMPDNYSETVQLLERELCDIHISSIFECSHFTAANQIIMECLMEQVNSKEDILDLCERLLQLKNAPQLTRIIENLRMGLQIPETIDNHQLQDQNELLKEQERTHTEQSNHEAISIPKSPEVHKPSFAFVPPMGKKLREYQKELAAPGLDGQNYVVCAPTGTGKTLIASMVISDHLKKNPDGKVFFLVNKIALAEQQCNEVKSYIPGLQAQHITGDCGINSPLSLLLHDNQMIVCTAGILYNEIIMQTLSSTKRVSLNDLSLLVIDECHNAKKNSPYATIMEGYIKTKLGAANFARNLPQIVGLTASPGAGDKPSGEVEKTLDHLLSLCALLDAFGGIKIVRDNITELVNFTNQPDFDLLKTKSRSSSDAFLKQLNLAMDVMEQQLQTFFGLNKCPFPRYMQAYESWVVQQLHDSECRTGPVERDLRTHLKQLQYYYKALTVYQDLTQTDAVALLERKMMVALHPTPHEQSLRLLFSQFCQQAKMIAPIENPKLVRLKQLLVDHFKASPPTRGIIFVTTKESARCMCKWLKENAGLKGLVRPDIVTGRSNKETGGMNVTMQQDIIKQFTEGRLNLLVSTSALEEGLNVPACNLVVRYNYVTNEIARKQAQGRARAKDSRCYAILDESSPKIYQEQLNKEKEDLMMEALEYLPEGEKLKKEITKRQRELLSARELHQQMQKDSKTLQSSQVAVVCRGCDLNLFWGGDLRIIADTHYAVITKDIYERCTRGRHSNSRQTGDFYITQKIRCKRCNQDLGVIIIWPEKGAEFPAIKCQQVMFVTPFGKTGTKQWSKAPFHIQKY